From a single Anaerolineales bacterium genomic region:
- a CDS encoding ABC transporter ATP-binding protein, whose translation MDFAILSNKLTKSYGTVRALRGVDLEVRKGEIFGFLGPNGAGKTTAIRCMLDMIRPSGGTLQVLGVDPQKDPLAVQSRAGYLPGEFAFEGKLTVEGALKYLANLRGNKLDWGYVHQLAKRLDLDLKPQFKNLSKGNKQKVGVVQALMHRPELLLLDEPTSGLDPLMQHEVLKIIREAHADGATVFFSSHILSEVQEIADRVGIIRHGVVVETAEVEELIRKSVRRLRVQFDAPVAAETLSRIPGVSILSHDDASISLQVEGKMDALVKALAVFPVSDLESERPSLEEIFMSYYEGNQNVD comes from the coding sequence CTCAAACAAACTCACCAAATCCTATGGCACGGTGCGAGCCTTGCGAGGTGTGGACCTCGAAGTCCGGAAAGGCGAGATCTTCGGCTTTCTGGGACCCAACGGCGCGGGCAAAACCACCGCCATCCGCTGCATGCTGGATATGATCCGCCCCAGCGGTGGAACATTGCAAGTGCTTGGCGTGGACCCGCAAAAGGATCCGCTGGCGGTTCAGTCACGCGCGGGCTACCTTCCGGGGGAATTCGCCTTCGAAGGCAAACTGACCGTGGAAGGCGCGTTGAAATACCTTGCCAACCTGCGAGGCAACAAACTCGATTGGGGTTATGTCCATCAGTTGGCGAAAAGGCTTGATCTTGACCTCAAACCGCAGTTCAAGAATCTCTCGAAGGGCAATAAACAAAAGGTCGGCGTAGTGCAAGCCCTGATGCACCGACCCGAATTGCTGTTGCTCGACGAACCGACTTCCGGGCTTGACCCGCTCATGCAGCATGAGGTCTTGAAGATCATCCGTGAGGCACACGCGGATGGAGCGACTGTATTCTTCTCCTCGCACATCCTGAGCGAGGTGCAGGAAATCGCCGATCGGGTGGGGATCATCCGTCATGGAGTGGTTGTCGAAACTGCCGAGGTGGAGGAACTGATTCGGAAGTCGGTGCGCAGGTTGAGGGTCCAGTTTGATGCGCCTGTCGCCGCGGAGACGTTGAGCCGCATCCCGGGCGTCTCCATCCTTTCACACGATGACGCATCCATCTCCCTTCAGGTTGAAGGCAAAATGGACGCGTTGGTCAAAGCCCTGGCAGTCTTCCCTGTCAGCGATCTCGAAAGTGAGCGACCTTCGCTCGAGGAAATCTTCATGTCGTATTACGAGGGGAATCAAAATGTGGACTGA
- a CDS encoding ABC transporter permease subunit yields MWTEFKNALRRSRGAILGWGLSLGGLGFFMMGFYDTLEEQREMLEQLIAQYPPELMAFFGGTENIFSPAGYLSMEFFSLMPVVLGIYAVLAGSSLIVGDEEGGLLDLVMAYPISRTSLFAGRLLSFAVSLAAILGISWLAFVGGIGTTSMEVAAGELLLPFFSLYAVLFLFGAISLFFSMALPSRGMAAMAGGVIMVASYFIQSLATINENLEKAASYLPLKYYQSGYAIEGLNGNWLLGLLGFGVLFAGAAWLLFLRRDIRVSGEGSWRLPVFSKTKS; encoded by the coding sequence ATGTGGACTGAGTTCAAGAACGCATTGCGGCGTTCGCGCGGCGCCATCCTCGGCTGGGGGTTGTCACTCGGCGGCTTGGGATTTTTCATGATGGGCTTTTACGACACGCTCGAGGAACAGCGCGAGATGCTGGAACAGCTGATCGCGCAATATCCGCCGGAGTTGATGGCATTCTTCGGCGGCACGGAAAACATCTTTTCACCCGCCGGTTATCTCTCGATGGAATTCTTCTCGCTCATGCCCGTCGTGCTGGGAATCTACGCCGTGCTGGCTGGGAGCAGTTTGATCGTCGGCGATGAGGAAGGCGGTCTGCTCGATCTGGTGATGGCATATCCGATCAGCCGCACATCGTTGTTCGCTGGACGACTGCTGAGTTTCGCAGTTTCGCTCGCGGCGATATTGGGAATCTCCTGGCTGGCTTTCGTGGGCGGGATCGGCACAACGAGCATGGAAGTCGCCGCCGGAGAATTACTTCTCCCCTTCTTCAGCCTGTACGCTGTGCTCTTCCTGTTCGGCGCGATCAGTCTGTTCTTCAGCATGGCTCTGCCTTCGCGCGGGATGGCGGCGATGGCAGGCGGGGTCATCATGGTCGCCAGTTATTTCATCCAGTCGCTTGCGACCATCAATGAAAATCTGGAAAAAGCCGCGAGTTACCTGCCGCTGAAGTATTACCAAAGCGGCTATGCCATCGAAGGGCTGAACGGAAACTGGTTGTTGGGTCTGTTGGGTTTTGGCGTATTGTTCGCTGGTGCAGCCTGGCTGCTCTTCCTGCGGCGGGATATCCGTGTCAGCGGCGAAGGGTCGTGGCGTCTGCCGGTCTTCAGCAAGACAAAATCTTAA
- a CDS encoding isoprenylcysteine carboxylmethyltransferase family protein, with the protein MNENIFRILAAVILITGMAISSYYRIKADKESGERLSRKADGNALMTIIRLGGLMLWLSPFVYLINPAWMAWSKIGLPEAVRWLGVGLGVLCVAGIYWLFSSIGSGITPVSATRKEHKLVTDGIYRWVRHPLYTIGSSLFISFGMMADNWFIIMLGVLAFTVMAIRTPKEEANLIEKFGDEYSEYMKRTGRFFPKIFQTPKDLR; encoded by the coding sequence ATGAACGAAAACATTTTTCGAATCCTTGCCGCTGTGATCCTGATCACAGGCATGGCGATCTCCAGTTACTACCGCATCAAAGCGGATAAAGAGTCGGGCGAAAGACTCTCCCGCAAAGCGGACGGCAACGCCCTGATGACGATCATCCGCCTCGGCGGGTTGATGCTGTGGCTGAGTCCGTTTGTATATCTGATCAATCCTGCGTGGATGGCATGGTCGAAGATCGGACTTCCTGAAGCTGTCCGCTGGCTGGGAGTTGGACTCGGCGTCCTTTGTGTAGCTGGCATCTACTGGCTGTTCAGCAGCATCGGAAGCGGCATCACCCCCGTCAGCGCCACACGCAAGGAACACAAACTTGTCACCGATGGGATTTACCGATGGGTGCGGCATCCGTTGTACACGATCGGCTCATCCTTATTCATCTCTTTCGGCATGATGGCGGACAATTGGTTCATCATCATGCTCGGTGTCCTGGCATTCACCGTCATGGCGATCCGCACGCCGAAGGAGGAAGCCAACCTCATCGAAAAGTTCGGTGATGAGTATAGTGAGTACATGAAGCGGACGGGGCGATTCTTTCCCAAGATCTTCCAAACCCCGAAAGACCTGCGCTAA
- a CDS encoding isoprenylcysteine carboxylmethyltransferase family protein — translation MFLEIFFKTSFFVIFFSFAYVMSYYSKKAKPHARDRSERIQNHNENEVPLLLKLRTIFGIPFYLGILVWTFIPQWMEWSSIPLPVWTRWAGLVLGLFAVVINAWSHKTLSQKLGADFDPALRLLKVPALVTEGPYAKMRHPIYLAFLLMQISVLFLTSNWLIGFCGLAIIASVIAIRVPEEEKILIEQFGDEYRNYIKHSGSLFPKLR, via the coding sequence ATGTTCCTCGAAATCTTTTTCAAGACCTCGTTTTTTGTCATCTTCTTTAGTTTTGCCTATGTGATGTCGTACTACTCCAAGAAAGCGAAGCCACATGCGAGAGATAGAAGCGAGCGCATCCAAAATCACAACGAAAACGAAGTTCCGCTCCTGCTGAAACTCCGTACCATCTTTGGCATCCCGTTCTATCTCGGCATTCTCGTGTGGACGTTCATTCCACAATGGATGGAATGGTCTTCCATCCCCCTTCCTGTTTGGACGCGCTGGGCGGGATTGGTACTTGGTCTCTTTGCCGTCGTTATTAACGCTTGGAGCCACAAGACCCTCAGCCAAAAACTCGGCGCTGACTTTGACCCCGCATTGCGTCTTCTCAAAGTCCCTGCATTGGTGACCGAAGGACCGTATGCAAAGATGCGGCATCCGATCTATCTTGCATTTTTGCTGATGCAGATCTCGGTTCTCTTCCTCACCTCGAACTGGCTCATCGGCTTCTGCGGACTTGCCATCATTGCTTCAGTCATTGCCATCCGCGTGCCTGAAGAAGAGAAAATACTCATCGAACAGTTCGGTGACGAGTACCGCAATTACATCAAACACTCGGGAAGTTTATTTCCCAAACTCAGATAA
- a CDS encoding zinc ABC transporter substrate-binding protein — protein MKKTVLAVLVFALLLSACATEADVNSNGKLNIVTTTGMIADIAKNVGGEHVDVIALMGPGVDPHLYKASEGDVRRLQEANLIFYSGLHLEAQLGEVLEKMNDFGIRTVAVTDKIDRAILLANPQYPDQYDPHVWFDVTMWMKAVEQVQETLSETDPSHRSEFEANAQAFLAQLEELHQYVLSQAGTVPPEKRVIITAHDAFSYFGRAYGFEVRGLQGISTEAQAGTADVQDLASFIVENQIPAIFVESSVPQRNVEAVQAAVQAQGFDVQIGGSLFSDAMGSEGTPEGTYIGMVRHNIDTIVAALKGE, from the coding sequence ATGAAGAAAACCGTTTTAGCAGTTCTTGTGTTTGCACTCCTCCTCAGCGCGTGCGCAACAGAGGCAGACGTCAATTCAAATGGCAAATTGAACATCGTCACCACCACAGGCATGATCGCGGATATCGCCAAGAATGTCGGAGGCGAGCACGTGGATGTCATCGCCCTGATGGGTCCCGGCGTGGATCCGCATCTCTACAAAGCCAGCGAGGGGGATGTACGCCGCCTGCAAGAGGCAAATCTGATCTTTTACAGCGGTCTGCACCTTGAAGCGCAGTTGGGCGAGGTGCTGGAGAAGATGAACGACTTTGGCATCAGGACCGTCGCAGTGACGGATAAGATCGACCGCGCCATCTTGCTTGCAAACCCGCAGTATCCCGACCAATATGACCCTCATGTCTGGTTCGATGTGACGATGTGGATGAAAGCCGTGGAACAGGTGCAGGAAACATTGTCAGAAACGGATCCCAGCCACAGGTCCGAGTTTGAGGCGAATGCGCAGGCGTTCCTTGCCCAACTGGAAGAACTTCATCAATACGTTCTGAGTCAGGCAGGAACTGTACCACCAGAGAAGCGCGTGATCATCACTGCGCATGATGCGTTCAGTTATTTTGGCAGAGCCTATGGGTTTGAAGTGCGCGGACTGCAAGGGATCAGTACCGAAGCGCAGGCAGGCACGGCAGACGTGCAAGATCTGGCAAGTTTTATCGTTGAAAATCAGATTCCCGCCATCTTCGTTGAGTCATCCGTGCCGCAGAGAAATGTAGAAGCGGTGCAGGCAGCCGTACAGGCACAGGGCTTCGATGTGCAGATCGGCGGCTCGTTGTTCTCGGATGCGATGGGCAGCGAAGGCACACCCGAAGGCACCTATATCGGCATGGTGCGTCACAACATCGATACGATCGTTGCCGCATTGAAAGGTGAATAA
- a CDS encoding metal ABC transporter ATP-binding protein produces the protein MTVNAIDVTDLTIAYKDKPVLWDVDMEVPSGTLMAIVGPNGAGKTTMIKSILGLIKPAAGQVLVYGKPYVEQRHLVGYVPQRGSVDWDFPTSVLDVVMMGRYGALGWLKRPGASERTAALDALDKVGMKSFAERQISQLSGGQQQRVFLARALVQDAQLYFMDEPFQGVDATTERAIVALLQELRSAGKTVVVVHHDLQTVPEYFDWVTMLNVRRIACGPVGEVFTDENLRKAYGGKVAFLSADENGKNGKH, from the coding sequence ATGACAGTCAATGCGATCGATGTAACCGACCTGACCATTGCATACAAAGACAAACCTGTGCTGTGGGATGTGGACATGGAAGTGCCTTCGGGCACGCTGATGGCGATCGTCGGTCCGAACGGTGCGGGCAAGACGACGATGATCAAATCCATTCTGGGCTTGATCAAACCCGCCGCGGGACAAGTACTTGTGTATGGAAAACCGTATGTGGAACAGCGCCATCTCGTAGGCTATGTTCCACAACGCGGCAGTGTGGATTGGGACTTCCCCACCAGCGTGCTGGATGTGGTCATGATGGGACGCTATGGTGCGCTCGGCTGGCTCAAACGACCGGGCGCTTCGGAACGCACCGCAGCATTGGATGCCCTCGACAAAGTCGGGATGAAGTCCTTTGCAGAGCGGCAGATCAGTCAACTCTCCGGCGGGCAGCAACAGCGTGTCTTTTTGGCACGCGCGCTCGTGCAGGATGCGCAATTATATTTCATGGATGAACCCTTCCAGGGCGTGGACGCCACCACCGAACGCGCCATTGTCGCCTTGTTACAGGAATTGCGCTCGGCAGGCAAGACGGTCGTCGTCGTCCATCACGATCTGCAGACCGTGCCCGAATACTTCGACTGGGTCACCATGCTCAACGTGCGCCGCATCGCCTGCGGACCCGTCGGTGAGGTTTTCACCGATGAAAATCTGCGCAAAGCGTATGGCGGTAAAGTCGCCTTTTTAAGCGCGGATGAAAACGGCAAGAATGGAAAACATTAA
- a CDS encoding metal ABC transporter permease, giving the protein MDISQLFYDLFFDYTLRTVALGSAILGIVSGALGAFAVLRKQSLLGDAISHAALPGIVIAFLLTRSREPVVLMLGALIAGWLATLFMLNVIRTTRIKDDSALGLVLSVFFGFGLMLLTFTQKLPDATQAGLDKFLFGQAATLLQRDVVTMAIIGVLAIILLMIFWKEFKLITFDPEFAGSLGYPVRFLDVLLTTLLVVAIVIGLQTVGVVLMSAMIVAPAAAARQWTDKLKNMVILGGLFGALAGVSGTLISGSAERLPTGPVIVLCISAIVLFSMLFATNRGLVWNWFRNLQNRRKLRAQAVLGDLNTLAMQHPNEERGHSSAVLRAMSTNPDGVSLALHQLKEQGYAQELSKDAWALTQAGLDEAGKRSEKEAE; this is encoded by the coding sequence ATGGACATCTCTCAACTTTTCTACGACCTCTTTTTTGATTACACCCTGCGCACAGTGGCGCTTGGCTCTGCCATTTTAGGAATTGTCAGCGGAGCGCTTGGGGCGTTTGCGGTGCTCCGCAAGCAAAGCCTGCTTGGGGATGCGATCTCGCACGCGGCATTGCCGGGTATCGTCATCGCCTTTTTACTCACCCGCAGTCGCGAACCCGTGGTGCTGATGCTTGGCGCGTTGATCGCAGGCTGGCTGGCAACGCTCTTCATGCTGAACGTCATCCGCACCACGCGCATCAAGGACGACAGCGCCCTCGGGCTGGTACTCTCGGTCTTCTTTGGCTTCGGCTTGATGTTATTAACCTTTACCCAAAAACTGCCCGATGCCACCCAGGCGGGTTTGGACAAGTTCCTCTTCGGTCAAGCCGCCACTTTATTGCAGCGTGACGTGGTTACAATGGCAATTATCGGCGTACTGGCGATCATCTTGCTGATGATCTTTTGGAAGGAATTCAAACTCATCACCTTTGACCCCGAATTTGCAGGGAGTCTCGGCTATCCTGTGCGCTTCCTCGACGTTCTGCTCACCACATTGCTGGTCGTTGCCATTGTCATTGGTTTGCAGACCGTAGGTGTGGTATTGATGTCCGCAATGATCGTGGCGCCTGCGGCTGCGGCTCGCCAATGGACGGACAAACTCAAGAACATGGTCATTCTCGGCGGGCTGTTCGGCGCACTGGCTGGCGTGAGCGGAACGCTTATCAGCGGGTCGGCAGAGAGATTACCCACGGGTCCCGTGATCGTTTTGTGCATAAGCGCCATTGTCCTGTTCTCGATGCTATTCGCCACCAATCGCGGGCTGGTCTGGAACTGGTTCCGCAATTTGCAGAACCGACGGAAGCTGCGGGCGCAGGCGGTGCTGGGTGACCTTAATACGCTCGCCATGCAACATCCCAACGAAGAGCGCGGACATTCCTCCGCGGTACTGCGGGCGATGAGCACGAACCCGGATGGCGTGTCACTGGCGTTGCACCAACTCAAGGAGCAGGGTTATGCTCAGGAATTGTCGAAAGATGCCTGGGCGTTGACTCAAGCCGGGCTGGACGAAGCAGGCAAAAGGTCGGAAAAGGAGGCGGAGTAA